A genomic window from Thermus antranikianii DSM 12462 includes:
- a CDS encoding 2-oxo acid dehydrogenase subunit E2 — translation MELRLPELGDNVSAATVVGVLVKEGDRVAPGDPLLELETDKAVMEVPAEAGGVVKRVLVKVGDEVRPGQPFLELEAGEVGVPSPQEVPPPPREEKVQAAPPSGAPSPSPAPVGQEEGRLIPAAPSVRRLARELGVDIRQVRGTGLAGRITAEDVRRAAGQVPPSLPAEAISPLPTPRLPDFSRWGPVRTEPMSGVRKATLRAMAQAWAQVPMVTHFDEADITELEGLRKRYAKRAEERGFRLTLTAFLLKALALTLKAFPKFNASIDVERGEIIYKDYVHIGVAVDTPHGLLVPVIRNVDQKGVLRLAKELQEVSERARERKLTPEEMQGGTFSLSNLGGIGGTGFTPIVNWPEVAILGVSRSQMKPVWDPEKEAFQPRLIMPYGLTYDHRLIDGAEAARFCRYLAQLLEDPLGLALE, via the coding sequence ATGGAGCTGAGGCTTCCCGAACTGGGCGATAACGTGAGCGCCGCCACGGTGGTGGGGGTGCTGGTGAAGGAGGGGGACCGGGTGGCCCCGGGGGACCCCCTTTTGGAACTGGAAACCGACAAGGCGGTGATGGAGGTCCCTGCCGAGGCGGGCGGGGTGGTGAAGCGGGTTTTGGTGAAGGTAGGGGACGAGGTGCGTCCCGGGCAACCCTTCCTGGAGCTGGAGGCTGGGGAGGTGGGGGTTCCCTCGCCCCAGGAGGTGCCCCCTCCACCCAGGGAGGAGAAGGTCCAGGCAGCACCTCCTTCAGGAGCCCCTAGCCCTTCGCCGGCCCCGGTAGGGCAGGAGGAAGGCCGGCTCATCCCGGCTGCTCCCTCGGTGCGGCGCCTGGCCCGGGAGCTCGGGGTGGACATCCGTCAGGTGAGGGGTACAGGCCTTGCGGGGCGCATCACCGCCGAGGATGTGAGGCGGGCCGCGGGCCAGGTTCCCCCTTCCCTGCCGGCGGAGGCCATAAGCCCCCTCCCGACTCCCAGGCTCCCCGATTTCAGCCGCTGGGGCCCGGTGCGCACCGAGCCCATGAGCGGGGTTCGCAAGGCCACCTTGAGGGCCATGGCTCAAGCCTGGGCCCAGGTGCCCATGGTCACCCACTTTGACGAGGCGGACATCACCGAGCTGGAGGGCTTAAGAAAACGCTACGCCAAGCGGGCGGAGGAAAGGGGCTTTCGGCTCACCCTCACCGCCTTCCTCCTCAAGGCCCTGGCCTTGACCCTGAAAGCCTTCCCCAAGTTCAACGCCTCCATCGATGTGGAAAGGGGGGAGATCATCTACAAGGATTACGTGCACATCGGGGTAGCGGTGGACACCCCCCATGGCCTCCTGGTGCCGGTGATCCGGAATGTGGACCAAAAGGGGGTTCTGCGCCTGGCCAAAGAGCTTCAGGAAGTTTCCGAACGGGCCCGGGAGCGGAAGCTCACGCCGGAGGAGATGCAGGGAGGCACCTTCAGCCTCTCCAACCTGGGGGGGATTGGCGGCACCGGATTCACCCCCATCGTGAACTGGCCGGAGGTGGCCATTTTAGGGGTTTCTCGTTCCCAGATGAAGCCGGTGTGGGATCCGGAGAAGGAAGCCTTCCAGCCCCGCCTCATCATGCCCTACGGCCTCACCTACGACCACCGCCTTATAGATGGGGCTGAGGCAGCCCGCTTCTGCCGCTATCTGGCCCAGCTTCTGGAGGATCCTTTGGGCCTGGCCTTGGAATAG
- a CDS encoding Fur family transcriptional regulator — MPRMREKENYRARLKAVGLRHTLPRERILSYLDRKNVHPTPEELYNGLKKRGYDIGLSTVYLNLHVLREHGLIYEFRDPKGLTRYDGYNEPHVHLVCTSCGKVEDLLLKNLPELDLSQAQKAAAEKSGWSLENFRLEFRGLCPNCQE, encoded by the coding sequence ATGCCAAGGATGAGGGAAAAGGAAAACTACCGGGCGCGGCTAAAGGCGGTTGGTCTCAGGCACACCCTGCCCCGCGAGCGGATTCTAAGCTACCTAGACCGCAAGAACGTCCACCCCACCCCCGAGGAGCTCTACAACGGCCTTAAGAAGCGGGGCTACGACATCGGCCTCTCCACCGTATACCTGAACCTCCACGTCCTTCGGGAGCACGGCCTCATCTACGAGTTCCGCGACCCCAAGGGCCTGACCCGTTACGACGGCTACAACGAGCCCCACGTGCACCTAGTCTGCACCTCCTGCGGAAAGGTGGAGGACCTCCTCTTGAAGAACCTGCCGGAGCTCGACCTCTCCCAGGCGCAAAAGGCTGCCGCCGAAAAGTCCGGCTGGTCTTTGGAGAACTTCCGGCTGGAATTCCGAGGGCTTTGCCCCAACTGCCAGGAGTAG
- a CDS encoding nucleotidyltransferase family protein, with translation MSLSEILTLLEAHREELHRRFGVKGIAVFGSYARGEERPGSDLDLLVELERPLGWELVDLKAYLEEMLGIPVDLLTTGALRQNPLLREAVEGDLVYV, from the coding sequence ATGAGCCTTTCAGAAATCCTCACCCTCCTCGAGGCTCACCGCGAAGAGCTTCACAGGCGCTTTGGGGTTAAGGGCATCGCCGTCTTTGGCTCGTACGCTCGGGGTGAGGAAAGACCCGGGAGCGACCTAGACCTCTTGGTGGAGCTGGAGCGGCCCCTGGGGTGGGAGCTGGTGGACCTTAAGGCCTACCTGGAAGAGATGCTGGGCATTCCCGTGGACCTCTTGACCACGGGCGCCTTAAGGCAAAATCCCCTCCTTCGGGAAGCCGTAGAAGGAGACCTGGTGTATGTCTAA
- the mnmA gene encoding tRNA 2-thiouridine(34) synthase MnmA, giving the protein MPKVLVAMSGGVDSSVSAYLLKEAGYEVVGAMMRFWPEEPPRPTLDIPHKGRAWESCCTPEAAYEARRVAEILDIPFYLLDYRETFEEEIIQPFLKDYAQGRTPNPCARCNTFVKFGALLKQAQRLGLDYVATGHYVRREGESLLRGIDPLKDQSYFLWGTPKEALPHLLFPVGGMTKAEVRALAERAGLPTARKPESQNLCFVAGDLKEFLRERLEVRPGPLVDALTGEVVGEHQGASLYTIGQRKGLGLFKPHLERYVVGVDPLANVVYVGPKEAALWGGLEGEALNLLAELPEEVEVQVRYRTPPVRARVESLAPLRLRFQTPVFAVAPGQSAVLYQGERLIGGAVIRQGLYNAAGLDLGLKGRALTFS; this is encoded by the coding sequence ATGCCTAAGGTCTTGGTAGCCATGTCCGGGGGCGTGGACTCCTCCGTCTCCGCCTACCTCCTGAAGGAGGCGGGGTACGAGGTGGTGGGGGCCATGATGCGCTTCTGGCCCGAGGAGCCCCCAAGGCCCACCCTGGATATCCCCCACAAGGGGCGGGCCTGGGAAAGCTGCTGCACCCCCGAGGCCGCCTACGAGGCCCGCAGGGTGGCGGAGATCCTGGATATCCCCTTCTATCTCTTGGATTACCGGGAGACCTTTGAGGAGGAGATCATCCAGCCCTTCCTGAAGGACTACGCCCAAGGCCGCACCCCCAACCCCTGCGCCCGCTGCAACACCTTCGTCAAGTTCGGGGCCCTCCTCAAGCAGGCCCAGCGCCTGGGCCTGGACTATGTGGCCACGGGGCACTACGTGCGCCGGGAGGGGGAAAGCCTTCTCCGGGGAATAGACCCCCTGAAGGACCAGAGCTACTTCCTCTGGGGAACCCCCAAGGAGGCCCTTCCCCACCTCCTCTTCCCCGTGGGGGGGATGACCAAGGCTGAGGTGCGGGCCCTGGCGGAAAGGGCCGGGCTTCCCACCGCCAGGAAGCCGGAAAGCCAGAACCTCTGCTTCGTGGCCGGGGACCTGAAGGAGTTCCTGAGGGAAAGGCTCGAGGTCCGCCCCGGTCCCCTGGTGGACGCCCTCACCGGGGAGGTGGTGGGAGAGCACCAAGGAGCAAGCCTCTACACCATCGGCCAGCGAAAGGGCCTCGGCCTGTTCAAGCCCCACCTGGAGCGGTACGTGGTGGGTGTGGACCCCCTGGCCAACGTGGTCTACGTGGGACCCAAGGAGGCGGCCCTGTGGGGGGGCCTCGAGGGCGAGGCGCTGAACCTTCTGGCCGAGCTCCCCGAGGAGGTGGAGGTGCAGGTACGCTACCGCACCCCCCCGGTGCGGGCCCGGGTGGAGTCCCTGGCCCCCCTGCGCCTCCGCTTCCAGACCCCCGTCTTCGCCGTGGCCCCGGGGCAGAGCGCCGTCCTCTACCAGGGGGAGAGGCTTATTGGAGGCGCGGTGATCCGTCAGGGGCTTTACAACGCGGCGGGCCTTGACCTGGGCCTGAAGGGGAGGGCCTTGACCTTCTCCTGA
- the aceE gene encoding pyruvate dehydrogenase (acetyl-transferring), homodimeric type yields the protein MARLREEENREWRESLEYVLRVEGFARVEELLRLLDEFLYLQGFSPQNRLSTPYLNTIPKEQEPPYPGDLELERRIVNILRWNVAMMVTRANKKAEGIGGHISTYASIAELYEVGFNHFFRGPEAGLDRDLVFFQGHSSPGIYARAFLEGRLSEADLENFRREVHPPVPGGRGLSSYPHPWLMPDFWEFPTVSMGLGPIQAIYQARFMRYLEDRGLKPRSSAKVWAFLGDGEHDEPETVGALHLAARENLDNLIFVVNANLQRLDGPVRGNSKIIQELERLYRGAGWRVIKIVWGSAWDRLLAKDKEGHLLRRFEALVDGESQRYAAFGAKELKERFFNTPELKRLIEGMSDEELDELTRSRGGHDLVKIYAAYKAAVEHKGSPVVILARTIKGYGMGPTAMAKNVAHQVKKLTEEDLKEARTFLGIPVPEEKLSELPYYHPGPDSPEVRYLLERRRALGGFIPERRVRFTGGLEVPGEEFFQEFYEGTGGREISTTMAFVRILAKLLRHPKIGRLIVPIVPDEARTFGMEALIAQVGIYSPQGQLYIPVDAGTLTAYKESKEGQILEEGITEAGAMADFIAAGTAYAHWGIPTIPFLITYSMFGLQRIGDLVWAAADQRARGFLLGATAGRTTLEGEGLQHQDGQSHIYALAAPNLLAYDPAFAYEFAVILEDGLRRMYREGEDVFYYITIENENYPHPPMPEPREKVKEGILKGLYLFRPGEGEGPRVQLLGSGPILPQAVKAQELLKGYGVVADVWSATSYKALYMDAIEAERERRLLGKARKPYVAEVLEGHEGPVVAATDYLKALPNLIRGYLDRPFCALGTDGFGRSDTREALRDFFEVDARHIAYAALALLAEEGKVPAKTLVKARKELGLELLETPPHRR from the coding sequence ATGGCCCGGCTCAGGGAGGAGGAAAACCGGGAGTGGCGGGAGTCCTTGGAGTACGTGCTCCGGGTGGAAGGCTTCGCCAGGGTGGAGGAGCTTTTGCGCCTTCTGGACGAGTTCCTTTACCTCCAGGGCTTCTCCCCTCAAAACCGCCTCTCCACCCCCTACCTGAACACCATCCCTAAGGAGCAGGAACCCCCTTATCCCGGGGACCTCGAGCTGGAGAGGCGCATCGTCAACATCCTCCGTTGGAATGTGGCCATGATGGTCACCCGGGCCAACAAGAAGGCGGAGGGGATCGGGGGGCATATCTCCACCTACGCCTCCATCGCCGAGCTTTACGAGGTGGGGTTCAACCACTTCTTCCGCGGGCCCGAGGCGGGATTGGACCGGGACCTGGTCTTTTTCCAGGGCCACTCCTCCCCCGGCATCTACGCCCGGGCCTTTCTGGAGGGAAGGCTAAGCGAGGCGGACCTGGAGAACTTCCGCCGGGAGGTGCACCCTCCGGTTCCGGGTGGCCGGGGGCTTTCCAGCTATCCCCATCCCTGGCTGATGCCGGATTTCTGGGAGTTCCCCACGGTTTCCATGGGCCTTGGCCCTATCCAGGCCATCTACCAGGCCCGCTTCATGCGCTACCTGGAGGACCGGGGTCTGAAGCCCAGGAGCAGCGCCAAGGTCTGGGCCTTCTTGGGGGACGGGGAGCACGACGAGCCGGAAACCGTGGGGGCCTTGCACCTGGCGGCCCGGGAGAACCTGGACAACCTCATCTTCGTGGTAAACGCCAACCTGCAGCGCCTGGACGGGCCGGTGCGGGGCAACTCCAAGATCATCCAGGAGCTGGAAAGGCTCTATAGGGGTGCGGGCTGGCGGGTGATCAAGATCGTCTGGGGCTCTGCTTGGGACCGGCTTTTGGCCAAGGATAAGGAGGGCCACCTCCTGAGGCGGTTTGAGGCCCTGGTGGACGGGGAGTCCCAGCGGTACGCCGCCTTTGGGGCCAAGGAGCTCAAGGAGCGCTTCTTCAACACCCCCGAGCTCAAGCGGCTCATCGAGGGCATGAGCGACGAGGAGTTGGATGAGCTCACCCGGAGCCGGGGTGGGCACGACCTGGTGAAGATCTATGCCGCTTACAAGGCGGCGGTGGAGCACAAGGGAAGCCCCGTGGTCATCCTGGCCCGCACCATCAAGGGCTACGGCATGGGGCCCACGGCCATGGCCAAAAACGTGGCCCACCAGGTGAAGAAGCTCACCGAGGAGGACCTGAAGGAGGCCCGGACCTTCTTGGGTATCCCCGTCCCGGAGGAGAAGCTTTCCGAGCTTCCCTACTACCACCCGGGGCCGGACTCTCCCGAGGTGAGGTACCTTCTGGAGCGCAGGAGGGCCTTGGGAGGGTTTATCCCTGAGCGCCGGGTGCGGTTTACCGGGGGCCTCGAGGTGCCGGGAGAGGAGTTCTTCCAGGAGTTCTACGAGGGCACGGGGGGACGGGAGATCTCCACCACCATGGCCTTCGTGCGCATCCTGGCCAAGCTCCTCCGGCATCCCAAGATCGGCAGGCTCATCGTTCCCATCGTCCCCGACGAGGCCCGTACCTTCGGCATGGAGGCCTTGATCGCCCAGGTGGGCATCTACTCCCCCCAGGGACAGCTTTACATCCCTGTGGACGCCGGCACCCTCACCGCCTACAAGGAGAGCAAGGAAGGCCAGATCCTGGAGGAGGGCATCACCGAGGCGGGGGCCATGGCGGACTTCATTGCTGCCGGTACCGCCTACGCCCACTGGGGCATCCCCACCATTCCCTTCCTCATCACCTATTCCATGTTCGGCCTCCAGCGCATTGGGGACCTGGTCTGGGCGGCGGCCGACCAACGCGCCAGAGGCTTCCTCCTTGGGGCCACCGCCGGGCGGACCACCCTGGAGGGGGAGGGTTTGCAGCACCAGGACGGGCAAAGCCACATCTACGCCCTGGCCGCTCCCAACCTCTTGGCCTACGACCCCGCCTTTGCCTACGAGTTCGCCGTGATCCTCGAGGACGGCCTTAGGCGCATGTACCGGGAGGGGGAGGATGTCTTCTACTACATCACCATCGAGAACGAGAACTACCCCCACCCCCCCATGCCCGAGCCCAGGGAGAAGGTGAAGGAGGGGATTCTCAAGGGCCTTTACCTCTTCCGTCCGGGGGAGGGGGAGGGCCCCAGGGTGCAGCTTCTGGGTTCGGGGCCCATCCTGCCCCAGGCGGTGAAGGCCCAGGAGCTCCTTAAGGGCTACGGGGTGGTGGCGGATGTGTGGAGCGCCACCAGCTACAAGGCCCTCTACATGGACGCCATAGAGGCGGAAAGGGAACGGAGGCTTTTGGGGAAGGCCCGTAAGCCCTATGTGGCCGAGGTTTTGGAGGGTCACGAGGGCCCCGTGGTGGCCGCCACCGACTACCTCAAGGCCCTGCCTAACCTCATACGAGGGTATCTGGACCGGCCCTTCTGCGCCCTGGGCACGGATGGCTTTGGCCGCTCGGATACCCGGGAGGCCCTAAGGGACTTCTTTGAGGTGGATGCCCGGCACATCGCCTACGCGGCCCTTGCCCTTTTGGCCGAGGAGGGCAAGGTGCCGGCTAAGACCTTGGTCAAGGCCCGGAAGGAGCTTGGGCTCGAGCTTTTGGAGACTCCGCCTCACAGGAGGTAA
- a CDS encoding LysR family transcriptional regulator, whose product MDLRRLRLFLLLAEEKNFHRAAEKAYLSQPALSQQIQALEQELGVKLLERRPFRLTPAGEVLVREGRQLLQEVEALKARVRRANREELRFGVPENLLPDLMPLLDHLRRGLGQPVEILEMHTPEQVKALKEGQLDYGLAGLRVEDPVIGQEPLLQVPIVVALPEGHPLTSRERVPLKALKEEPFLLLPKETLPPLYEAFMEVFRRAGFTPRVAREVARFSQAVSLVAAGVGVYLTLAPYRVFPHPGVVLKPLEEEAALQVSLIYRLTPPPPRLLEVRELLKALVL is encoded by the coding sequence ATGGACCTGCGCCGCCTGCGGCTTTTCCTTCTTCTGGCCGAGGAGAAAAACTTCCACCGGGCGGCAGAGAAGGCCTACCTCTCCCAGCCCGCCCTTTCCCAGCAGATCCAGGCCTTGGAGCAGGAGCTAGGGGTGAAGCTCCTGGAACGCAGGCCCTTCCGCCTTACCCCGGCGGGGGAGGTGCTGGTGCGGGAGGGCCGACAGCTTCTGCAGGAGGTGGAGGCCTTAAAGGCCCGGGTGCGGCGTGCGAATCGGGAGGAACTCCGCTTCGGGGTGCCGGAAAACCTCCTTCCCGACCTCATGCCCCTTTTGGACCACCTGCGCCGGGGCTTAGGCCAACCGGTGGAGATCCTGGAGATGCACACCCCCGAGCAGGTAAAGGCCCTTAAGGAGGGCCAGCTGGACTACGGCCTGGCGGGGCTTAGGGTGGAGGACCCCGTCATCGGCCAAGAACCCCTCCTACAGGTACCCATCGTGGTGGCCCTGCCCGAGGGGCATCCCTTGACCTCGAGGGAACGGGTGCCCCTCAAGGCCCTCAAGGAGGAGCCCTTCCTCCTCCTCCCCAAGGAAACCCTCCCCCCCCTTTACGAGGCCTTCATGGAGGTGTTCCGCCGGGCGGGTTTCACGCCCCGGGTGGCCCGGGAAGTGGCCCGGTTTTCCCAGGCGGTAAGCCTGGTGGCCGCCGGGGTAGGGGTCTACCTCACCCTAGCCCCTTACCGGGTCTTTCCCCATCCCGGAGTGGTGCTCAAGCCCCTAGAGGAGGAGGCTGCCTTACAGGTCTCCCTCATCTACCGCCTCACCCCTCCACCCCCTAGGCTTTTGGAGGTGCGGGAACTCCTCAAAGCCCTGGTCCTCTAA
- a CDS encoding PstS family phosphate ABC transporter substrate-binding protein yields the protein MKKQAVLLAVLSLAGAALAQIRADGSSTVYPITQAVAEEFVTRNPQVRISVAFSGTGAGFQKFCRGETDVQNASRPIRKSELEACQKAGIQFIEIPVAYDALSILVNRQNTWAQCLTTAQLKSIWEPNAKVNYWKDLNPAWPNRRIVLFGAGTDSGTFDYFTEAIMGRAGSIRKDYFPSEDDNVIMRGVTGNPYAMAFVGFAYYEENKDKVRALAVDGGKGCVAPSRDSVLNGTYLPLSRPLFIYVNLKSLERKEVRDFVDFYLSPAARRAIRSTGYVELPDEAYRIGQGLVARKKTGSFFTDLPPGTPLAKFIEELRKEVQ from the coding sequence ATGAAGAAGCAAGCGGTCCTCTTGGCGGTCCTGAGCCTGGCCGGGGCGGCTTTGGCCCAGATCCGGGCCGATGGCTCCTCCACCGTCTACCCCATCACCCAGGCGGTGGCGGAGGAGTTTGTGACCCGAAACCCCCAGGTGAGGATCTCCGTGGCCTTCTCCGGCACCGGGGCGGGGTTCCAGAAGTTCTGCCGGGGGGAGACGGACGTCCAAAACGCCAGCCGGCCCATCCGCAAGTCGGAGCTGGAGGCCTGCCAGAAGGCGGGAATCCAGTTCATTGAGATCCCCGTGGCCTACGATGCCCTCTCCATCCTGGTGAACCGGCAGAACACCTGGGCCCAGTGCCTGACCACCGCCCAGCTCAAGTCCATCTGGGAGCCCAACGCCAAGGTGAACTACTGGAAGGACCTGAACCCCGCCTGGCCCAACCGCCGCATCGTCCTCTTCGGGGCGGGCACGGACTCTGGCACCTTTGACTACTTCACCGAGGCCATCATGGGCCGGGCTGGTTCCATCCGCAAGGACTACTTCCCCTCCGAGGACGACAACGTGATCATGCGGGGGGTCACGGGCAACCCCTACGCCATGGCCTTCGTGGGCTTCGCCTACTACGAGGAGAACAAGGACAAGGTCCGGGCCCTGGCCGTGGACGGGGGCAAGGGGTGCGTGGCTCCCAGCCGGGATAGCGTGCTAAACGGCACCTACCTGCCCCTCTCCCGGCCCCTTTTCATCTACGTGAACCTGAAGAGCCTGGAGCGCAAGGAGGTGCGGGACTTCGTGGACTTCTACCTCTCCCCCGCCGCCCGGCGGGCCATCCGCTCCACGGGGTACGTGGAGCTGCCCGACGAGGCCTACCGCATCGGCCAGGGCCTGGTGGCCCGCAAGAAGACGGGGAGCTTCTTCACGGACCTGCCCCCTGGCACCCCCCTGGCCAAGTTCATTGAGG
- a CDS encoding DUF1385 domain-containing protein, translating into MERMWSLLLAKQVALGGSAALEGVMMKAPWAWALAVRLPDGQIHVERHEEPALSQRYPWAKLPLIRGVVALWDALSVSYRALARSAELAGEEEVPKGALWGTVAFSLLLGIALFIVLPGFLSGLLVDAARFPVLYNLLAGLLKVGILVGYLRFIGRLPEIKRFFMYHGAEHKAIHAFEKGLPLTVENVMAQPRFHPRCGTTFLAFVIVVSILVYSLIPAPEVLWWRLLARVLFLPVVAALAFELLYFSARHNDPVSLVLRELGFRFQALTVAEPTPEMAEVAIRSTKAVLGERVVA; encoded by the coding sequence ATGGAAAGGATGTGGTCTCTCTTGCTCGCCAAGCAGGTGGCCCTGGGGGGTTCAGCGGCCCTCGAGGGGGTGATGATGAAGGCTCCCTGGGCCTGGGCCCTGGCGGTGCGCCTTCCCGATGGCCAAATCCACGTGGAGCGCCACGAGGAGCCCGCCCTAAGCCAGCGCTACCCCTGGGCCAAGCTCCCCTTGATCCGGGGGGTGGTGGCCCTCTGGGATGCCCTTTCCGTGAGCTACCGAGCCCTGGCCCGCAGCGCCGAGCTGGCGGGGGAGGAGGAGGTGCCCAAGGGGGCCCTCTGGGGCACGGTGGCCTTCAGCCTCCTCCTGGGGATTGCCCTTTTCATCGTGCTTCCCGGCTTCCTCTCCGGACTTCTGGTGGACGCGGCCCGCTTCCCCGTGCTCTACAACCTGCTGGCCGGCCTCCTCAAGGTGGGGATCCTGGTGGGCTACCTCCGCTTTATCGGACGCCTGCCGGAGATCAAACGCTTCTTCATGTACCACGGGGCGGAGCACAAGGCCATCCACGCCTTTGAAAAGGGGCTTCCCCTCACCGTGGAAAACGTCATGGCCCAGCCCCGCTTCCACCCCCGGTGCGGCACCACCTTCCTCGCCTTCGTCATCGTGGTCTCCATCCTGGTCTACAGCCTCATCCCCGCCCCGGAGGTGCTCTGGTGGCGGCTACTGGCCCGGGTCCTCTTCCTGCCGGTGGTGGCGGCCTTGGCCTTTGAGCTCCTCTACTTCTCCGCCCGGCACAACGATCCCGTTTCCCTGGTCTTGAGGGAGCTGGGCTTCCGCTTCCAGGCCCTCACCGTGGCCGAGCCCACCCCCGAGATGGCGGAGGTGGCTATAAGGAGCACGAAGGCTGTCCTGGGCGAACGGGTGGTGGCATGA
- a CDS encoding FtsB family cell division protein, with translation MDRPIYRILHLVFALGLAHALFLLGQEGIRAYELARERARLEEALRQAEARVARLEAEVKAAKDPAYLEALVRRLGFVRQEEILRRR, from the coding sequence TTGGACCGGCCCATCTACCGTATCCTGCACCTGGTCTTCGCCCTGGGCTTGGCCCATGCCCTTTTCCTTTTAGGCCAAGAGGGGATTAGGGCGTATGAGCTCGCCCGGGAGCGGGCCAGGCTGGAGGAAGCCCTGCGTCAGGCGGAGGCCCGGGTGGCCCGCCTAGAGGCCGAGGTGAAGGCGGCCAAGGATCCCGCTTACCTCGAGGCCCTGGTCCGCAGGTTGGGTTTTGTGCGGCAAGAGGAGATACTAAGGAGGCGATGA
- a CDS encoding HepT-like ribonuclease domain-containing protein: MVAHQYFAVDPEVVWTIAKEQVPTLKETLQRMLQEVDERNA; the protein is encoded by the coding sequence GTGGTGGCCCACCAGTACTTCGCCGTGGATCCCGAGGTGGTCTGGACCATCGCCAAGGAACAAGTACCCACGCTGAAGGAAACCCTTCAGCGTATGCTGCAGGAGGTGGACGAGCGTAATGCCTAA
- a CDS encoding leucyl aminopeptidase, which produces MRAWYLPGVITLHALEATLAEGKAPLKVVWVKKGELTPQGEALDVRLGGLLRQAMAGAGFKGEAGENLLLSTPEGHFLLFGLDEDPRATGGRLAQVLGKLSFPEVLVEALEAYPLAEGILLGAYRFDRYKASKEEKPVTIQLSGANPEEVERAKKVAEGVYWARDLVNEPPNVLTPEALAEAALSLKAFGVEVEVLDEGAIQALGMGAFLAVAQGSENPPRFIALRYAPEGARERLDLVGKGLTFDSGGYSLKPTEGMATMKGDMAGGAAVLGAMKSAALLGLPVEIRGYIAACENLISGRAYRLGDVLKTLSGKTVEVMNTDAEGRLTLADALAYAERQGAKRILELSTLTGSAVVALGEEVAALFATEETWGKQVEEAAKKAGEKVWPLPLEKAYREKLKSPVADLKNVGDRNGGAITAALFLAEFVTVPLVHLDIAGPAFAKKAHALGPEGGTGFGVRTILNVVQGLGKV; this is translated from the coding sequence ATGAGGGCGTGGTATCTTCCAGGCGTGATCACCTTGCATGCTTTAGAGGCCACGTTGGCGGAGGGTAAGGCTCCTTTGAAGGTGGTGTGGGTTAAGAAGGGGGAGCTTACCCCTCAAGGGGAGGCCTTGGACGTCCGCCTGGGAGGGCTTCTCCGCCAGGCCATGGCCGGGGCAGGGTTCAAGGGGGAGGCGGGGGAGAACCTCTTGCTTTCCACCCCCGAGGGGCATTTCCTCCTCTTCGGCCTGGACGAGGATCCCCGGGCCACGGGGGGAAGGCTGGCCCAGGTTCTTGGGAAGCTATCCTTCCCCGAGGTTCTGGTGGAGGCCCTCGAGGCCTATCCCCTGGCGGAAGGGATTCTCTTGGGGGCGTACCGCTTTGACCGCTACAAGGCTTCCAAGGAGGAAAAGCCCGTGACCATCCAGCTTTCCGGGGCTAACCCGGAGGAGGTGGAAAGGGCGAAGAAGGTGGCGGAAGGCGTTTACTGGGCCCGTGACCTGGTGAACGAGCCTCCCAACGTCCTCACCCCGGAGGCCCTGGCGGAGGCGGCCCTTTCCCTTAAGGCCTTCGGGGTAGAAGTGGAGGTTCTGGACGAGGGGGCCATCCAGGCTTTGGGCATGGGGGCTTTCCTAGCGGTGGCCCAGGGCTCGGAGAACCCGCCCCGTTTCATCGCCTTGCGCTATGCTCCCGAAGGCGCCCGGGAAAGGTTGGATCTGGTGGGCAAGGGGCTCACCTTTGACTCCGGGGGCTACTCCCTCAAGCCCACGGAGGGCATGGCCACCATGAAGGGGGATATGGCAGGGGGAGCGGCGGTCCTCGGAGCCATGAAGAGCGCCGCCCTCCTGGGCCTGCCCGTGGAGATCCGGGGCTACATCGCCGCCTGCGAGAACCTGATCTCCGGCCGGGCCTACCGGCTTGGGGATGTGCTCAAGACCCTTTCCGGGAAGACGGTGGAGGTGATGAACACCGACGCCGAAGGAAGGCTCACCCTGGCGGATGCCTTGGCCTATGCGGAACGCCAGGGGGCCAAGCGGATCCTGGAGCTTTCCACCCTCACGGGCTCGGCGGTGGTGGCCCTGGGGGAGGAGGTGGCCGCCCTGTTCGCCACGGAGGAAACCTGGGGGAAGCAGGTGGAAGAGGCGGCGAAGAAGGCGGGGGAGAAGGTTTGGCCCCTGCCCCTGGAGAAGGCTTACCGGGAGAAGCTGAAAAGCCCCGTGGCCGATCTTAAGAACGTGGGGGACCGGAACGGCGGGGCCATCACCGCAGCCCTTTTCCTGGCGGAGTTCGTGACCGTGCCCCTGGTGCACCTGGATATCGCCGGGCCGGCCTTCGCCAAAAAGGCCCATGCCTTAGGTCCTGAGGGGGGCACAGGGTTTGGGGTCAGGACGATCCTCAATGTGGTCCAAGGACTGGGCAAGGTTTAA